ATTTGATGGGCACTTCTTTGTTGCCAATATACATTTATTTTGTTAGATTCATGTTTATTCCCACAATTGCAGTTTCTTGATTTCTGCTTGCATCTGAGCTTATAATTTTATTTCAGGCGTATGATTCTTGCAAGTGGACTTCAGGGTATGGAAGGATTTCGCCAACGATGGAGCTTGCATGGACAGCTTGGAGATACAAGGTAACTGTTTAACAATTGAAAGACCTGGTTAGTAGAAATGAATAGTGAACTGTGAGAACCTAGGGTGCCACGGTGCTTATACCTTTTTTATTATTGACAAGACATACTTCATTAAAGTCTATAGCTCCTAACTCAAATCCAGATGATTGATGCAACTAGTAAATGCAAACGTGCAAAAGGAGGTATCAGGGCTTCTCTCATTTGCTTTCTGTTCAAGAAAGATTGTCTAGCATGCAGTTTAGGAGATACAGTTTCCATCTGGAGCCATCTATTATGTTTTCCTGTTGATATCAAAATGGGAGGTATCCTTAGATGTTGTCTCCTAAAAATGTTTACTTGACAGTGTGTAGGTCTGTGTCTTCCATGCGTGTTTGCGATGGAATACAATGTCTGTCTTTTGTTCTCCTTTTGTTCCTATTACATTTAATTTCTCCTGTGATGCTTTGCAACTGTTCTTTTTTTTTGTTGGGCATTTGTGTAAGCTAGCATACCATAGACCTTCTGTGGCATCTGGGAGCTGTGTCTCATATACCGTTAGAGACTAGGaaagtgtttcaatgcttagtccAAACAAAAGTCCACCATTTGAAGGGAAAATTCACTTTATTTCCATTTTTCGTTCAATGTTTTTTTTTTATCATGTTGCTGTTTTTTTGTCTTCAGAAAAAGATTGGAAGCGCTGAACAATGGAATGGCGAAAAGAGAGAGCCCAAGTTCTCCTGATCCAGTGGAAGGCGCAACACCTGCAGCTAAGAAGAGGTGGTTCTTTTAGTACGTTAGCACAATTTTTCTGACTTGCAAAACAATTGTAACTTATGGCATGTCTATGGCAATGTCATGCACCCATTTCTCGCTGCGTTATTCTACCCCAAAGCAACATTTTGTTCTGTTAAACCAGTGGGTTCACCTATATGCAGCTGCACTTTTGATTTAAATCTGTGGAAAATACATGGACTTGAAACCTTGAAGATACCATTTGAATTACCCACGAATGTTATGCTAGATCGCCCCTCTTCTTTGAGATGAGCTACTAGATCGCGTCCCTCTGTTCTGCAGATGTACGTTAACGACAGTCTGGATTGTTTTGTTTATGAATGGAGTAACCCAGCAGATGCACTCAACCAGGATAGTACTGAAGCTGCTACGGTTAAGCTTCATCATTGATCCAGATGTAACGGAACGAATCACAACTGAGCAGCTTCCTGAAGAAAGGTAACCACTAGGGCTCTGTTTAACATAGACGGCTAGATGCTAACATGTTCCTGTAAGGTGTGCCATACGTCTCCCCCCCTGAAGATTACACCCTGCTCATGTCTTGTTCTACTCAAGATCACGTATATATCCTTAGATTTTTCTTGCTGATTTCCTGGGAATGTCAGTGACCATGTTAAATCTGAATCTTGGTTTCTTATACAGTAAAGATAAGCAGGGTCGTTGAGCTGTCTTGCCCAAGCTGACCATGTAGATTCTGTTGTGCCTGTGCCAGTAACATAGAGCGGATGACACTCGACGCCAAGGCCGAGAACAAGCCCCCTGATTTCATCAACCGTTCCCTCGCCGGCGTTGGCCGGGATGCCAAGCGTGGAATCGTTTCATGTGGCGGGGGCAGCCGGCCGAGCGACGGAGCCATTGAGGAGAGTTGCCTTCGTAGGTGGAAAGCCATGCGTGGCTCCGACGACACTCGGTTAGTCAAAGGCAATGCGTGCTATAAGAAGGCGTTCTGCGCCGGCCTTGCACCACCACATCATCACTCGCATCCTCTTCACTCCACCAGCTCGCATACCTCAGCTACTACCAGTCATGGCGTTTGTCCGGCGCCCGTGCACGGTGGCGCTGCTCGCCTGTGCCGCCGCGTTCCTCGTTGCCGCCGTCGGCGCCCAGCCAGCGGACCCGAGCGGCAAGCCGTTGGATCAAAATCCCATCCTCACGGACCCCGATATACAGCGCGTGTACATGAGCCCTGGCGGGCCGCTCACCACGGTGAGCTGCTACAACCGGAGCAACCCGGCGGCGAAGGAGCCTGACTGCAGGATCACGGCGCGCCAGTGCCCCCGCGGCTGCCGCGACCTCTGCTACGTGCACTGCCCCACCTGCAAGCTCGTCTGCAGTAAGTACCCGATCGATGCATATCCATGTCTGAATTCTCCTTTGTGCAGCTCAAGTTTCTGACCGATCGCTTCGACCGTGTGTTTGCTATTGCTGTGCGCTGCTGCAGTGTGTGATCTGACCGGCACGGAGTGCTACGACCCGCGCTTCGTGGGCGGCGACGGCAACAAGTTCCTCTTCCACGGCCGCAGGGACGCCGACTTCTGCCTCCTCTCCGACTCCAACCTGCACATCAACGCGCACTTCATCGGCAAGCGCAACGAGCAGGGGGCACGGGACTTCACCTGGGTGCAGGCGCTCGGCATCCGCTTCGGCGGCCACCGCCTCTACCTCGGCGTCAAGCGGACCGTCACCTGGAACAGCGCCGTCGACCGCCTCGCAATCACCTTCGATGGCCTGCCCGTCGAGCTCGACGCCGCGCCGGCAGCCAGCTGGAGCCCAGTCTCCGCACCTGCGCTATCTGTCTTCCGCACCGGCGCGGCCAACGGTGTCGTGGTGCGCCTCGACGGGCGGTTCCGGATCGTCGCCAACGCGGTGCCGGTCACCGAGGAGGACTCCAGGGTCCACGGCTACGGCCTCACCGCCGACGACAGCCTCGCGCACCTCAACGTGGCCTTCAAGTTCCACTCCATCAGCGCCGACGTGCATGGCGTGCTCGGCCAGACCTACCGCTCCGACTACGTCAGCGCCGGGGTCGACATGGGCGCCAAGATCCCGGTGATGGGAGGCGCCGGGAAGTACCAGGTGTCCAACATCTTCGGGACGGACTGCGAGGTGGCGCGCTTCGCCGGCGAGGATCTCGGGGAGGTGGGCCTGATCCAGGAACCGGCGGACACCATGTGCGGCAGCGGCAAGGGCAGCGCCGGGCTGGTCTGCAAGAAGTGAAATACTATGGCGCGATAGCTGCTTTTGCGTTCTATACATACGTGTCCGCTGCTGCTACATTTGTCAGTAGCGGTTCTACGTTTGGTTTCAGAATAAATCACGTGCTGTCTGGTGATGTTTTGTGTTGGTCGTCGTACCTGTGTAGGGCAACGTTGAAAGCAAAACGATGCTCGGTGTGTGCTAGGCTAGGATAGGATCGGCAGGCATGGCTCGAGGTTCAGATGCATGCCGACCGAATCTTAGCTACTCCTCGTGGTTTGTTTTTCGATAATTAATTAACGAATCAAGCTTTTGTACTACTCCTGCCGTTTCAGTATAATCCATATTCTACTTTGCACTAAATTAAACTATTTTAAGTTCGACGAAGTTTGTATAAAGATGAACTAACTCATTATATATGTGTCTCTGTGTTGTACATATGGGTTCCATATGTATGCATCAACGGGGAGCTTATATAGATCCCGTGAGATGATCTCATCAAGTATTGATGACCATCAAGGTTGAGAAGTGCAAGTTAAAGATAATTGAAGCTTGTAGTCCATTTGGTGACAATGGAATGTGAAGACGCGTTGTAGTGAAGTTGTCCCTAGTGGTGTATGGGGTGATGGCAAGAGTCGGTATATCCATGTATGAAGATTTTTATTGGAAGATCagtttataggatagatagcaacATTATTAAGAGGGGATTTCGGTTGAATAACTTGATCACATTGTCATAAGAAGTGCAATCATTTGCCTACTTGCATCTCCATATTTTATTGattcttggtgtttctatgtgtGAGGGTTTTAAGCTTGTGTCTAGCTTTTCAATAAGttcaagttcatcgaaaatggagtTTGTATACATCTTCTATTTTTTT
This region of Lolium perenne isolate Kyuss_39 chromosome 2, Kyuss_2.0, whole genome shotgun sequence genomic DNA includes:
- the LOC127334704 gene encoding uncharacterized protein encodes the protein MAFVRRPCTVALLACAAAFLVAAVGAQPADPSGKPLDQNPILTDPDIQRVYMSPGGPLTTVSCYNRSNPAAKEPDCRITARQCPRGCRDLCYVHCPTCKLVCMCDLTGTECYDPRFVGGDGNKFLFHGRRDADFCLLSDSNLHINAHFIGKRNEQGARDFTWVQALGIRFGGHRLYLGVKRTVTWNSAVDRLAITFDGLPVELDAAPAASWSPVSAPALSVFRTGAANGVVVRLDGRFRIVANAVPVTEEDSRVHGYGLTADDSLAHLNVAFKFHSISADVHGVLGQTYRSDYVSAGVDMGAKIPVMGGAGKYQVSNIFGTDCEVARFAGEDLGEVGLIQEPADTMCGSGKGSAGLVCKK